A region from the Caldicellulosiruptor naganoensis genome encodes:
- a CDS encoding MFS transporter: MIKIKAQIEQMFAAFKEINPNARKILLFEPLFAIPYSMFIIYSSIYMTRMGVKDYQIGLLSTILNLMMLVTSPFAGLLVNRFGRKKVLLIGDFISWCLYSYIFFVAKNFEWFLIATLFNGLMRIPELAWRLLLMEDATENERVAIYSVTVFVWNVGSLFAPLMGLLVAKFGLIVATKSVVLIFGILVNVLIVVRHLVTEESSVGQKLVEENNNSDNHKFSEWLDSAKYMLKNKDLLLIVLVVIFGNIALIFRDTYKNIYLSEGLKYPDDIISVFPTLWSVVTVVFIVFFMPKLKDKNHDKMLFWGMLLVTISNTLILIAKPGIFGFLLMIVSTILASIGATIYYSFADAILANSVDDQRRAHVFSISMFLMSLFSMPIGAIAGQCYSFSKLLPFGLAAFFTLLCTILMYKKVRRTEGFSLKES; encoded by the coding sequence ATGATAAAAATCAAAGCACAGATAGAGCAGATGTTTGCAGCTTTTAAGGAAATAAATCCAAATGCCCGAAAGATTTTGCTGTTTGAACCGTTGTTTGCTATACCCTATTCTATGTTTATCATATATTCCTCAATTTACATGACACGAATGGGTGTAAAGGACTACCAGATAGGCTTGCTGTCTACAATTTTGAATTTAATGATGCTTGTAACATCGCCTTTTGCTGGACTACTTGTGAACAGATTTGGCCGGAAAAAGGTTTTGCTTATAGGCGACTTTATTTCTTGGTGTTTATATTCTTATATCTTTTTTGTCGCAAAAAACTTTGAATGGTTTTTAATAGCAACACTCTTCAATGGTCTTATGAGAATCCCTGAGCTTGCATGGCGGCTATTGCTTATGGAAGACGCAACAGAAAACGAAAGGGTTGCAATATACTCTGTAACTGTTTTTGTATGGAATGTGGGGAGTCTTTTTGCTCCGTTGATGGGTCTGCTCGTTGCAAAATTTGGGCTGATTGTAGCAACAAAAAGCGTTGTGCTTATATTTGGGATTTTAGTGAATGTGTTAATAGTTGTGAGGCACTTAGTGACCGAGGAAAGTTCAGTTGGGCAGAAACTCGTGGAAGAAAATAACAATAGTGATAACCACAAATTTTCTGAGTGGCTTGATAGTGCAAAATATATGTTGAAAAACAAAGACTTACTTTTGATTGTACTTGTTGTTATATTTGGAAACATTGCACTTATATTTAGAGATACCTACAAGAATATATATCTTAGTGAAGGGTTAAAATACCCAGATGATATTATTTCTGTATTTCCTACTCTTTGGAGTGTTGTTACTGTTGTTTTCATAGTCTTTTTCATGCCAAAACTGAAAGACAAAAACCACGATAAGATGTTATTTTGGGGGATGCTCTTAGTTACCATTTCAAATACCCTAATTTTGATAGCAAAGCCAGGAATATTTGGTTTTTTACTCATGATTGTTTCTACAATACTTGCTTCAATAGGCGCCACAATTTATTATTCATTTGCTGATGCAATCCTCGCAAATTCTGTTGACGACCAAAGAAGGGCCCATGTCTTTTCGATTTCTATGTTCTTAATGTCGCTTTTTTCAATGCCAATTGGTGCGATTGCAGGGCAGTGTTATAGCTTTTCAAAGCTGCTTCCTTTTGGACTTGCTGCTTTCTTTACTCTGCTGTGCACAATCCTGATGTACAAGAAGGTCAGGAGAACAGAAGGTTTTTCACTAAAGGAAAGCTAA
- a CDS encoding LacI family DNA-binding transcriptional regulator — protein MPTVKDVAKRAGVSVATVSRVLNNSNKVSEETRQKVLKAIEELGFKPNLLARNFRRDKSNLILVILPTIANAYFARVVKGIEDTARKYGYGILLCTTGNSPEIASDYLKLIERKQVDGAIIASAKISKDALLEIDPKKIVQACEFYPFLDTSCVLIDHKKAFFEIVDYLIKKGKKNILCAIGNEGIPSEEERKEGYRQALEKNGMEFKEENIIRCRYGSTEIYEKLKTLICSKKYDAVACSSDLMAVGAIKAAKAVGLKIPDEFAVTGFDNIMISRLYEPSITTVAQPMYEIGEKATEILISSLENNSFSKERVILPHDIKTRESA, from the coding sequence ATGCCAACAGTAAAGGATGTTGCAAAAAGGGCAGGGGTTTCTGTTGCAACAGTCTCAAGAGTTTTGAACAATTCAAATAAAGTCTCAGAAGAGACGCGCCAAAAAGTGCTTAAGGCGATAGAAGAGCTTGGTTTTAAGCCCAACCTTCTTGCAAGAAACTTCAGGAGGGACAAATCAAACTTAATATTGGTTATTTTGCCTACTATTGCTAATGCATATTTTGCGCGTGTTGTAAAAGGAATTGAAGACACAGCAAGAAAATATGGTTATGGAATACTTCTTTGCACAACAGGGAACAGTCCTGAAATTGCTTCAGACTATTTGAAGCTTATTGAAAGAAAACAGGTTGATGGTGCGATAATTGCTTCTGCCAAAATTAGCAAAGATGCTCTTCTTGAAATTGACCCGAAAAAGATTGTTCAAGCTTGTGAGTTTTATCCGTTTTTAGATACCTCATGCGTTCTTATAGACCACAAGAAGGCTTTTTTTGAGATTGTAGATTATCTTATAAAAAAAGGAAAAAAGAATATCCTTTGTGCAATAGGAAATGAAGGGATTCCTTCTGAAGAAGAGAGAAAAGAAGGTTACAGGCAAGCACTTGAGAAAAATGGGATGGAGTTTAAAGAGGAGAATATCATAAGGTGTAGGTATGGATCTACAGAGATTTATGAAAAGTTAAAAACTCTTATTTGTTCAAAAAAATATGACGCAGTTGCGTGCTCCTCTGACCTTATGGCGGTAGGGGCGATAAAAGCAGCAAAGGCAGTAGGGCTTAAAATACCTGACGAGTTTGCAGTGACAGGGTTTGACAATATCATGATTTCAAGACTTTATGAACCAAGTATAACAACAGTTGCTCAGCCGATGTATGAAATTGGAGAAAAGGCTACAGAAATTTTGATAAGTAGTTTGGAAAATAATAGCTTTTCAAAAGAGAGAGTTATTCTTCCTCATGACATAAAAACAAGAGAGTCTGCATAA
- a CDS encoding sugar phosphate isomerase/epimerase family protein: MKFGFLTACLPNVKLDDLVVWAKSIGFEMLEVACWPVKNTRDYSSTTLDVVSLTKDEAERIKKLFEDNNMQISSLAYYDKNLHPDLVIRKSYHDHLKKVIDAAHLLGVKYVGTFVRRNYNKTIKENFDEFEIVFKEILEYAKSKNVSIIIENCPMPGWNPNGGWMGTISYSPELWEEMFSRLPYDNFGLNLDPSHLLWLGIDPVSVIKEFKDKIFHVHAKDTQILKDKLNKYSIFGSQIQRKNEWDMGYWVYRMPGRGEIDWKAFLKELKQNGYSFVVSIEHEDPEFEGTEEKVKEGLKLGFEYLKDVITKI, translated from the coding sequence ATGAAATTTGGATTTTTGACTGCATGCCTTCCAAATGTGAAGTTAGATGATTTGGTTGTATGGGCAAAGAGCATTGGTTTTGAAATGTTAGAGGTTGCATGCTGGCCTGTGAAAAACACAAGAGACTACTCGAGCACAACCTTAGATGTTGTAAGCCTCACAAAAGATGAAGCAGAAAGAATAAAGAAACTTTTTGAGGACAATAATATGCAGATTTCTTCTTTAGCATATTATGACAAAAATCTTCACCCAGACCTTGTCATAAGAAAGTCATACCATGACCATTTAAAGAAGGTAATTGATGCAGCTCATCTTCTTGGTGTCAAGTATGTTGGGACATTTGTTAGAAGAAACTATAACAAGACAATTAAAGAGAACTTTGATGAGTTTGAGATTGTGTTCAAAGAGATTTTAGAGTATGCGAAGTCAAAAAATGTATCTATTATAATAGAAAACTGCCCTATGCCAGGCTGGAACCCAAACGGTGGATGGATGGGTACAATATCATACTCACCTGAGCTTTGGGAAGAGATGTTCTCAAGACTTCCTTACGACAACTTTGGCTTGAACCTTGACCCATCGCACCTTCTTTGGCTTGGGATTGATCCTGTTTCGGTCATAAAAGAGTTCAAAGACAAAATATTCCATGTCCATGCAAAGGATACTCAGATTTTGAAAGACAAGCTCAATAAATATTCCATTTTTGGTAGCCAGATTCAAAGGAAAAATGAATGGGATATGGGATATTGGGTGTACAGAATGCCAGGTCGTGGCGAGATTGATTGGAAAGCATTTTTGAAAGAGCTAAAACAAAACGGCTATAGCTTTGTGGTGAGCATAGAACATGAAGACCCAGAATTTGAGGGGACTGAAGAAAAAGTAAAAGAGGGTCTAAAGCTTGGGTTTGAATATTTAAAGGATGTTATCACTAAAATATAA
- a CDS encoding DUF6531 domain-containing protein translates to MSTKSISRLTTFSTNSASLSASVQTASQPVGNDFIEYFLRGENNNLRGRFTIGARKGDPSNPNDDGKIMLYGHPDAWSSYTTINIDGSYFIFNPSSISYSGTTSLCQQVANDVYIVQELSIVKSATTQREDTVQIKYKIKNSSTEAKNIGLRIMLDTMLGSNDGAPFRVPGLGAVTNEIELSGDNIPEYYQAFDTLTNPTIITQGIFYTDKGNRPDRVQFAHWSNLYRTPWNYTVNPNVRFSNGTSYGGDSAVAIYWENKILLPNEEKEFVTYYGIGEFTQELRPPLAVNLTSVSEIQANENDYYPNPFTVTAYIMNNSNVQVNNVKAKIVLPDGLDIEEEAEKTIDSLKPGEERLVSWKVFVEPFPEETTLTYSVAVVADNVEGKVLSRTIKIPPHPAGDQFLYQTGIETIENGTSCLVGEPVNPAVGNFVTSSDDISIEGSNKIVFSRFYNSIDSYKGIFGNNWRCSFDFKLKKVGEKLRVFFSDGHAEDFVFNQDIGKYISIFDNKKFITKNQNDYILELNGEVKFYFNLDGKLIAIEDENSNKTTLVYEDGKLVKIESLIGYLTFHYNTDGYVTKVTDNNGRFVEYGYDGDRLIWFADVEGNKYRYEYDEKGRLTKIINPLEVSEVVNVYDEKGRVISQQTADGSLHTFVYDDVAHTTTYIQPNGAKIVYKKDGKYRIFEQEFEDGKVQYIFDDNNQIIGYIDKNNNSYRYEYDEKGNLIKEINPLGFVTQFEYDSRDNLIKIKNPDGTAITFEYDDKGNVILTRDEVERETKVEYNEKGLPKRIIYPNGAIQEFEYDEKGNVTKVKDPLGSITTYEYDTFNRLIGMIKPEGNKTAFSWTKAGYISSIKYPDNTSQEFEYDAKGNVTKIIDQLGRQTIYKYNEIGKLSEITDAVGRVTKFEYDNMWNLKKIIKPDGTFIEYSYDNLNRLVAVKDEEGFIVKYEYDPNGNVTRVISGSGKETKYVYDALNRVIEEIDAKGRSTKFEYTYDGKIKKIIDAQGNVTEYEYNPAGELVAKKDAQGNIVKYSYNALGLISTETDEVGATTRYEYNLKGDLVKITFADGSTNRFEYDRNGNLKKYIDANGQVTEYYYDNCDRLVMTKDALGNTKRYEYTPTGKLSAIIDAKGNKTTFIYDAVDRLVEVISPDGAREIFVYDSNDNVIEIHKFMGVTKETIERMNKTKGEKYSEQLKEIVIKYKYNKRGQLVSEQDALGNVKVYTYDADGNLIESVDKNGNTTKYEYDAVNNLSKITYADGKTVEFKYDNLDRLVEVNDWLGSKKYEYDVLGRVTKVVDYKGRAFEYSYTKRGEKAAIKYPNGRLVQYEYDAVGRLIKVTTDGKETKYKYDAKGNLIEKILPNGVRSVYEYDAVSQLTRLANYGSKSKILSEILYKYDPNGNKIYAEKRINEREIDKLAGITEGKVYYEYDTRNQLIKAKRENGFEERYFYDTLGNRVRKEEYAGRILANVIDYKYDDEQRLYEIKATGLIDCIKLPENKMEYDSEGNIISIKSGKTEIVRNTFDVRGRLTKVNTIWGIES, encoded by the coding sequence GTGTCGACAAAATCAATCTCGCGCTTAACTACTTTTTCCACAAACTCAGCTTCTCTGTCAGCGTCAGTTCAGACTGCATCACAGCCTGTTGGAAATGATTTTATAGAGTATTTTTTACGTGGAGAAAATAATAATTTAAGGGGCCGTTTTACAATAGGGGCAAGAAAAGGTGATCCTTCAAATCCAAATGATGATGGTAAAATAATGCTTTATGGGCATCCCGATGCATGGTCAAGCTATACAACAATCAATATTGATGGTTCATACTTTATTTTCAATCCTTCATCCATTTCATACAGTGGAACCACTTCATTGTGCCAGCAAGTAGCAAATGATGTATATATTGTTCAAGAGCTTTCTATTGTCAAAAGTGCCACAACTCAAAGAGAAGATACTGTTCAGATAAAGTATAAAATAAAAAATAGTTCAACAGAAGCTAAAAATATTGGTCTTAGGATAATGCTTGACACAATGCTTGGAAGTAACGATGGAGCACCATTTAGAGTACCAGGGCTTGGAGCAGTTACTAACGAGATTGAACTTTCTGGTGATAATATACCCGAATATTATCAAGCCTTTGATACACTTACAAATCCCACTATAATAACTCAAGGGATATTTTATACAGATAAAGGAAATAGACCAGATAGAGTTCAATTTGCTCACTGGTCAAATTTGTATCGTACTCCATGGAATTACACAGTTAACCCAAATGTGAGGTTTTCTAATGGTACTTCATATGGTGGTGACAGTGCTGTTGCAATATATTGGGAAAATAAAATTCTTCTTCCTAATGAAGAAAAAGAGTTTGTAACATATTATGGTATAGGCGAATTTACACAGGAACTGAGACCACCTTTAGCGGTAAATCTAACATCTGTAAGTGAAATTCAAGCAAATGAAAATGATTATTATCCTAATCCTTTTACTGTAACAGCTTATATAATGAACAATTCAAATGTCCAGGTAAACAATGTAAAAGCAAAGATTGTATTACCTGACGGACTTGATATTGAAGAAGAAGCTGAAAAAACTATTGACAGTTTAAAGCCAGGAGAAGAACGTTTAGTTTCGTGGAAGGTATTCGTTGAACCGTTTCCTGAAGAAACCACGTTGACTTATTCTGTTGCAGTTGTGGCAGATAATGTTGAGGGTAAAGTTTTATCAAGAACAATAAAAATACCTCCTCATCCAGCCGGCGACCAGTTTTTATATCAAACTGGAATTGAGACCATTGAGAATGGCACAAGCTGTTTAGTAGGTGAGCCTGTAAATCCAGCGGTGGGTAATTTTGTAACAAGTTCTGATGATATTTCTATTGAGGGTAGTAACAAGATAGTATTTAGCAGATTTTATAATTCTATTGATTCATACAAGGGTATATTTGGCAATAATTGGAGATGCTCATTTGATTTTAAACTTAAAAAAGTGGGCGAAAAACTAAGAGTATTCTTTAGTGATGGGCATGCAGAAGATTTTGTTTTTAATCAAGATATTGGCAAATATATATCAATTTTTGATAACAAAAAATTTATCACTAAAAACCAGAACGATTATATACTTGAACTCAATGGAGAGGTCAAATTCTATTTTAATTTGGACGGGAAATTAATAGCAATAGAAGATGAAAATAGCAATAAAACAACTCTGGTTTATGAGGATGGTAAACTTGTAAAAATTGAATCTTTGATTGGATATTTAACCTTCCATTACAATACAGATGGATATGTGACAAAAGTTACTGATAACAATGGGCGTTTTGTTGAATATGGCTATGATGGGGACAGGTTAATTTGGTTTGCAGATGTTGAGGGGAACAAATACAGATATGAATATGACGAAAAAGGAAGACTTACAAAAATAATAAATCCGCTTGAAGTTTCAGAAGTAGTAAACGTATATGATGAAAAAGGCAGAGTAATAAGTCAGCAAACAGCAGACGGCAGCTTGCACACATTTGTGTATGATGATGTTGCTCACACTACCACATATATTCAGCCAAATGGAGCTAAAATTGTTTATAAAAAAGATGGCAAATACAGGATATTCGAACAGGAATTTGAAGATGGAAAAGTTCAGTATATCTTTGACGACAACAATCAGATAATTGGTTATATTGACAAGAATAACAACAGTTACAGGTACGAATATGATGAAAAAGGCAACCTAATAAAAGAAATTAATCCTCTTGGCTTTGTTACACAATTTGAATATGACAGTAGAGACAATTTAATAAAAATTAAAAATCCCGATGGAACTGCGATTACTTTTGAGTATGATGATAAAGGCAACGTGATATTAACAAGAGATGAAGTTGAAAGAGAAACCAAGGTAGAATATAACGAAAAGGGTCTTCCTAAAAGGATTATCTATCCAAATGGAGCAATTCAGGAGTTTGAATATGACGAAAAAGGAAACGTAACAAAAGTAAAAGATCCATTGGGAAGTATAACCACTTATGAGTATGACACTTTCAACAGATTAATTGGGATGATTAAGCCCGAGGGTAATAAAACAGCATTTTCGTGGACAAAAGCAGGTTATATCTCCTCAATAAAGTATCCTGACAATACTTCTCAGGAATTTGAATATGATGCTAAAGGCAATGTGACAAAAATAATTGACCAGCTTGGAAGACAAACAATTTACAAGTACAATGAAATTGGCAAGCTAAGTGAGATAACAGATGCGGTTGGTAGGGTGACAAAATTTGAATACGATAATATGTGGAATTTGAAGAAAATAATAAAACCGGATGGCACTTTCATAGAATATTCGTATGATAACTTGAACAGGCTTGTTGCAGTGAAAGATGAAGAGGGATTTATTGTAAAGTATGAATACGACCCTAACGGTAATGTTACCAGAGTAATAAGTGGTAGCGGGAAAGAGACAAAGTATGTTTATGATGCTCTTAACAGAGTTATAGAAGAAATTGACGCGAAAGGCAGAAGTACAAAATTCGAGTATACCTACGATGGCAAGATAAAGAAAATTATCGATGCGCAGGGAAATGTAACCGAATATGAGTACAATCCAGCAGGTGAACTTGTTGCTAAAAAAGATGCACAAGGGAACATTGTAAAATACAGCTATAATGCGCTTGGGCTAATTAGCACTGAAACTGACGAGGTTGGAGCAACAACACGCTATGAATACAATTTAAAAGGAGATTTAGTCAAGATAACCTTTGCAGACGGTTCAACAAACAGATTTGAATATGATAGAAACGGTAATTTGAAGAAATATATTGATGCCAATGGTCAGGTAACAGAGTATTACTATGATAACTGTGACAGATTAGTCATGACAAAAGATGCTCTTGGCAATACGAAGAGATATGAGTATACGCCAACAGGAAAACTGAGCGCAATTATTGATGCAAAGGGTAACAAGACCACATTTATATATGATGCTGTTGATAGACTTGTAGAGGTAATTTCGCCTGATGGTGCGCGGGAAATATTTGTTTATGATTCAAATGATAACGTAATAGAAATTCACAAATTTATGGGAGTAACAAAAGAGACGATAGAAAGAATGAACAAAACAAAGGGTGAAAAGTATTCGGAGCAGTTGAAGGAAATAGTAATAAAGTACAAATACAATAAAAGAGGACAGTTGGTATCAGAGCAAGATGCGTTAGGCAATGTAAAAGTTTATACCTATGATGCAGATGGAAATTTAATTGAAAGTGTTGATAAGAACGGCAACACTACAAAGTATGAATATGATGCAGTGAACAATCTTTCAAAGATAACCTATGCCGATGGGAAAACTGTGGAGTTCAAGTATGATAATTTAGACAGGCTTGTTGAAGTAAATGATTGGTTAGGAAGCAAAAAGTATGAATATGATGTTTTGGGTAGGGTAACAAAAGTAGTTGATTACAAAGGCAGAGCATTTGAGTACAGTTACACCAAAAGAGGAGAAAAAGCTGCAATAAAATATCCTAACGGTCGATTGGTGCAGTACGAATATGACGCTGTTGGCAGGTTAATAAAAGTTACAACTGATGGTAAAGAGACAAAGTACAAGTATGATGCTAAAGGTAATCTAATAGAAAAGATATTGCCAAATGGAGTAAGAAGTGTTTATGAATATGATGCGGTTTCACAGCTGACAAGACTTGCAAATTACGGTTCAAAATCTAAGATACTAAGTGAAATACTGTACAAGTATGATCCAAACGGGAACAAAATTTATGCAGAAAAGAGGATAAACGAAAGAGAGATAGATAAATTAGCAGGAATAACTGAAGGAAAAGTATATTATGAGTATGATACACGCAATCAACTTATAAAAGCAAAAAGAGAAAATGGGTTTGAAGAGAGATATTTTTACGATACACTTGGCAACAGGGTAAGAAAAGAAGAGTATGCGGGAAGGATACTTGCAAATGTAATTGACTATAAATACGACGATGAACAGAGGTTATACGAAATAAAGGCCACAGGACTTATTGACTGCATAAAACTGCCAGAGAACAAAATGGAATATGACAGCGAAGGGAACATAATAAGTATAAAATCTGGCAAGACAGAGATTGTAAGAAATACATTTGATGTTCGGGGAAGGCTTACAAAGGTAAATACAATATGGGGAATAGAAAGTTGA
- the istB gene encoding IS21-like element ISCsa9 family helper ATPase IstB, with amino-acid sequence MNDLLLGKLKDLKLSGIIKSFDLRVEEAIKNNFSYREFFEILINDEVSNRRINSNQKRISKARFPWHKTLEEYNFSYQPSINKRFIYNLATCEFVRKKENVAFIGPPGTGKTHLAIAIGLKAVALGYRVLFTTANEMLEELYISRADNSYQQKLKNYVNVDLLIIDELGLRKFNQSSVDDFYEIISKRYERGSIIITTNKVFEEWPRIFYDPVLATAILDRFVHHCHFVVIKGESYRMKQREGAIKALTDDSKNESNQLDNDN; translated from the coding sequence ATGAATGATCTTTTGTTGGGAAAACTAAAAGATTTGAAATTATCTGGGATAATAAAGAGTTTTGATTTAAGAGTAGAGGAAGCTATTAAGAATAACTTTTCTTATCGAGAGTTTTTTGAGATATTGATAAATGATGAAGTGAGTAACAGGAGAATAAACAGTAATCAAAAGAGGATAAGCAAAGCGAGGTTTCCATGGCACAAGACATTAGAAGAATACAATTTTAGTTATCAGCCTTCAATTAATAAGAGGTTTATATACAATTTGGCGACCTGTGAATTTGTCCGCAAGAAAGAGAATGTGGCCTTCATAGGACCGCCAGGGACAGGAAAAACACATCTTGCAATAGCGATAGGACTTAAAGCTGTAGCACTTGGATATAGAGTTTTGTTTACCACAGCAAATGAGATGTTAGAAGAGTTGTATATTTCAAGAGCGGATAATTCGTATCAACAAAAGCTAAAAAACTATGTTAATGTGGATTTGTTGATAATAGATGAGCTGGGCTTAAGGAAATTTAATCAAAGCAGTGTAGATGATTTTTATGAGATAATATCGAAGAGGTATGAGAGAGGATCGATAATAATAACCACAAACAAGGTATTTGAAGAGTGGCCGAGGATATTTTATGACCCAGTCTTAGCAACGGCAATTTTAGATAGATTTGTACATCACTGTCATTTTGTAGTTATCAAAGGTGAAAGTTATAGGATGAAGCAAAGGGAGGGTGCTATAAAAGCTTTAACAGATGATTCCAAGAATGAGTCAAATCAGTTAGATAATGATAATTAA
- the istA gene encoding IS21 family transposase, with amino-acid sequence MHTTIYTLFKQGYNKSQIARLLNVDRKTVRKVIQDIEQKGEVERKSKNSVLDNYRQFIEAKVNKGLSAKKIYQDLQAEFGFEGSYSNVRRYVQKVKQKIANSKVYMVLTTLPAEEAQVDFGYIGKIKVDGKFKKAWVFTMVLSYSRYMYAEIVFDQTVETFIQCHKNAFKYFGGVVEVVKIDNLKAGVLNVDFYEAQIQKDYASFASHYGFLPQPCRVYTPTDKGKVESAVKYVKQNCFSGEEFKDIDEAREHLKNWLDDVANVRVHGTTKKVPKEVFLSEEKEKLIALPIEEYHISRSSIHKVTTNCHLIYKGNYYSVPYEYAGYEVEVVEMGSFLRVFFEGKEIALHQIVKNNEKGKYVTNKEHYPSSKNITIEDILSRQRDKMAEIGNWALEFFEEFIKQEGFKKYDYRSISGIIALKERYGAEAVDNACKRALSFRGLSYKVVKNICEKGISDLPVYEDESYINEGTTELYRDIKEYNKLLEMGELQR; translated from the coding sequence ATGCACACAACAATCTACACTCTTTTCAAACAGGGATACAACAAAAGTCAAATAGCAAGGTTGTTAAACGTGGATAGAAAAACTGTTAGAAAAGTAATCCAAGACATTGAACAGAAAGGAGAAGTTGAGAGAAAATCAAAAAATTCAGTATTGGATAATTACAGGCAATTCATTGAGGCAAAAGTTAACAAAGGACTTTCAGCAAAGAAAATATATCAAGATCTACAAGCGGAATTTGGTTTTGAAGGAAGCTACTCGAATGTAAGAAGATATGTCCAAAAGGTAAAACAAAAGATAGCAAATTCAAAGGTGTACATGGTTTTAACAACGCTACCTGCAGAAGAAGCTCAAGTTGATTTTGGATATATAGGTAAGATAAAAGTTGATGGGAAATTCAAAAAAGCATGGGTATTTACAATGGTTTTAAGTTATTCAAGATATATGTATGCAGAGATAGTATTTGACCAGACAGTTGAAACATTTATACAGTGTCATAAGAACGCATTTAAGTATTTTGGTGGAGTAGTAGAAGTTGTGAAGATAGACAATTTAAAAGCAGGTGTATTGAATGTTGATTTTTATGAAGCGCAAATACAAAAGGATTATGCAAGTTTTGCAAGCCACTATGGATTTTTACCTCAGCCATGCAGGGTATACACACCGACTGATAAAGGCAAGGTAGAATCGGCAGTTAAGTATGTTAAGCAAAACTGTTTTTCTGGGGAAGAATTTAAGGATATTGATGAGGCGAGGGAGCATTTAAAAAACTGGCTTGATGATGTAGCAAATGTGAGAGTACATGGCACAACCAAGAAAGTTCCCAAAGAAGTTTTCCTCTCAGAAGAGAAAGAAAAGTTAATAGCTCTTCCTATTGAGGAATACCACATATCAAGAAGCTCAATTCATAAAGTAACTACTAACTGTCATCTCATATACAAAGGAAACTATTATTCAGTGCCATATGAGTATGCAGGATATGAAGTAGAGGTAGTTGAGATGGGCAGTTTTTTGAGGGTGTTCTTTGAAGGTAAAGAAATAGCCCTTCATCAAATTGTCAAAAACAATGAGAAGGGCAAATACGTAACCAACAAAGAACACTATCCCTCGTCTAAGAATATAACAATTGAGGATATATTGTCAAGACAGAGGGATAAAATGGCAGAAATTGGTAATTGGGCGTTGGAGTTTTTTGAGGAATTTATTAAGCAAGAAGGATTTAAAAAGTATGATTACAGAAGCATAAGCGGGATAATAGCCTTGAAAGAAAGATATGGAGCGGAGGCAGTGGACAATGCGTGTAAAAGAGCTTTAAGTTTTAGAGGATTGAGTTATAAGGTTGTCAAGAACATATGCGAAAAAGGGATAAGCGATTTGCCTGTATATGAAGATGAGAGTTACATTAATGAGGGTACAACAGAGCTTTACAGGGATATCAAGGAATATAACAAATTGCTTGAGATGGGAGAATTGCAAAGATGA